A DNA window from Brassica napus cultivar Da-Ae chromosome C1, Da-Ae, whole genome shotgun sequence contains the following coding sequences:
- the LOC106418355 gene encoding oligosaccharyltransferase complex subunit ostc has translation MAPRTDSQTLATMSDASNESSIDPIFHILRLIPFSFLRPPRLRLKLPSFTLPSPMTVFALILLTYFLVISGFVYDVIVEPPGIGSTQDPNTGAIRPVVFMSGRVNGQYIIEGLSSGFMFVMGGIGIIMLDLALDKNRAKSVKASYATAGVTSIVIGYVMSMLFIRIKIPGYLH, from the coding sequence ATGGCTCCGAGAACCGATTCGCAAACCCTAGCCACCATGTCAGACGCGTCTAATGAATCATCGATCGATCCGATCTTCCACATTCTCCGTCTCATCCCTTTCTCATTCCTCCGGCCGCCGCGTCTCCGTCTCAAGCTCCCTTCCTTCACGCTCCCATCTCCGATGACAGTCTTCGCGCTGATTCTCCTCACCTACTTCCTCGTCATATCCGGATTCGTCTACGACGTGATTGTGGAGCCTCCAGGTATCGGGTCGACCCAGGATCCAAACACCGGGGCGATACGGCCCGTCGTGTTCATGTCGGGTCGGGTCAACGGGCAGTACATCATCGAAGGTCTTTCGTCGGGGTTCATGTTCGTGATGGGTGGGATCGGGATCATAATGCTGGATCTGGCGTTGGATAAGAATCGAGCTAAGAGTGTTAAAGCATCGTATGCTACGGCGGGGGTGACTTCCATTGTGATTGGTTATGTTATGAGTATGCTCTTCATACGTATTAAGATCCCTGGTTATCTCCATTAG
- the LOC106418159 gene encoding protein DECREASED SIZE EXCLUSION LIMIT 1 encodes MSKRPPPDPVAVLRGHRHSVMDVSFHPSKSLLFTGSADGELRIWDTIQHRTVSSAWAHSRANGVLAVAASPWLGENKVISQGRDGTVKCWDIEDGGLSRDPLLVLNTSAYHFCKFSLVKKPKTSLKEAEGHSKNCNEQDVEDKRNVQCTDDRVGSVGDSGLLQDGDHAESATYVAVAGEEPTEVEIWDLNTRSKIIQLPQATPDESACASTKERGMCMAVQLFSPPESQGFLHVLAGYEDGSTLLWDIRNPKIPLTSVRFHSEPVLSLCVASSCDGGISGGADDKIVMYNINHSTGSLTLRKEIILERPGISGTSIRPDGKIAATAGWDHRVRVYNYRKGSPLAILKYHGATCNAVSYSPDCELMASASEDATLAIWKLYPPHKSH; translated from the exons ATGAGCAAGAGACCGCCGCCTGATCCGGTGGCTGTGCTTAGAGGACACCGTCACTCTGTTATGGACGTTTCGTTCCATCCATCAAAGTCTCTGCTTTTCACTGG TTCAGCTGATGGAGAGTTGAGGATTTGGGATACCATTCAGCACCGTACAGTTTCTTCTGCTTG GGCTCATAGTAGAGCAAATGGGGTTTTAGCTGTAGCAGCTAGTCCTTGGTTAGGAGAGAACAAGGTTATCAG TCAGGGAAGAGATGGAACTGTCAAGTGTTGGGATATTGAAGATGGTGGTCTGTCAAG GGATCCATTACTAGTACTCAATACAAGCGCATATCATTTTTGCAAGTTCTCTCTTGTAAAGAAGCCTAAGACTTCTCTCAAAGAAGCTGAAGGTCACTCCAAGAATTGCAATGAGCAGGACGTTGAAGACAAGCGTAATGTTCAATGTACAGATGATCGTGTGGGATCTGTGGGGGACTCTGGTTTGCTTCAAG ATGGAGATCATGCTGAAAGTGCCACTTACGTAGCAGTAGCAGGGGAGGAACCTACTGAG GTAGAGATATGGGATCTGAATACCAGAAGCAAGATCATACAGCTTCCTCAAGCTACTCCTGATGAATCCGCCTGTGCTTCTACTAAAGAAAGAG GAATGTGTATGGCTGTTCAATTATTTTCCCCTCCTGAATCACAGGGTTTCTTACATGTCTTAGCTGG TTATGAGGATGGGTCAACACTGCTTTGGGATATACGCAATCCGAAGATTCCTCTAACAAGTGTGAGGTTTCATTCAGAGCCAG TTCTAAGTCTCTGTGTTGCATCGTCATGCGATGGAGGTATCTCAGGAGGGGCAGATGACAAAATTGTGATGTATAATATCAACCATTCAACC GGCTCTTTAACACTGAGGAAAGAGATTATTTTGGAAAGGCCAGGCATCTCCGGCACCTCAATCCGACCTGATGGGAAAATTGCAGCCACAGCTGGTTGGGATCACAG AGTAAGGGTGTACAATTACCGCAAAGGAAGTCCTCTAGCGATACTAAAGTACCACGGAGCAACG TGCAACGCCGTGTCCTACTCTCCAGACTGTGAGCTAATGGCGTCTGCTTCCGAGGATGCAACCCTTGCTATCTGGAAACTCTATCCTCCCCACAAATCTCACTGa
- the LOC106418353 gene encoding calcium-transporting ATPase 10, plasma membrane-type isoform X1 has translation MSGPFKNSPRGEDKDVEAGTSTFTDYEDSPFDITTTKNAPVERLRRWRQAALVLNASRRFRYTLDLKREEDKKRMLRKMRAHAQAIRAAHLFKASASRVNGITSSPPTPGGGDFGIRQEQIVSISRDQNIGSLQELGGVKGLSGLLKTNLEKGIHGDDDDISKRKSAFGSNTYPQKKGRSFWRFVWEASQDLTLIILIVAAAASLALGIKTEGIEKGWYDGISIAFAVLLVIVVTATSDYRQSLQFQNLNEEKRNIHVEVTRGGRRVEISIYDIVVGDIIPLNIGDQVPADGVLVAGHSLAVDESSMTGESKIVHKNSAKNPFLMSGCKVADGHGTMLVTGVGVNTEWGLLMASVSEDNGGETPLQVRLNGVATFIGIVGLTVAGVVLFVLVVRYFTGHTKDANGAPQFIGGKTKFDHVLDDLVKIITVAVTIVVVAVPEGLPLAVTLTLAYSMRKMMADKALVRRLSACETMGSATTICSDKTGTLTLNEMTVVESYAGFQKMDPPDSSSKLPPAFTSKLVEGIAHNTTGSVFRSESGEIQVSGSPTERAILNWAIKLGMNFDALRSESSAVHFFPFNSEQKRGGVAVKSADSSVHVHWKGAAEIVLGSCTHYMDENESLVDMSGEKMAKLKNDINDMAARSLRCVAIAFRTLEADKIPTDEEQLSKWVLPDDDLVLLAIVGIKDPCRPGVKNSVRLCQQAGVKVRMVTGDNIQTAKAIALECGILASDSDASEPNLIEGKVFRSYSEEERDRISEEISVMGRSSPNDKLLLVQSLKRRGHVVAVTGDGTNDAPALHEADIGLSMGIQGTEVAKEKSDIIILDDNFESVVKVVRWGRSVYANIQKFIQFQLTVNVAALVINVVAAISSGDVPLTAVQLLWVNLIMDTLGALALATEPPTDHLMDRDPVGRREPLITNIMWRNLLVQAMYQVTVLLVLNFRGISILHLKSNPNPERVKNTVIFNAFVICQIFNEFNARKPDEINIFQGVLRNHLFVGIICVTVVLQVVIVEFLGTFASTIKLDWEMWLVSIGIGSISWPLAVIGKCIPVPETPVSQYFRINRWRRNSSGN, from the exons ATGAGTGGACCATTCAAGAACTCACCACGAGGGGAAGACAAGGACGTGGAGGCTGGAACTAGCACCTTCACCGATTATGAAGATAGTCCCTTTGACATTACCACTACTAAGAATGCTCCTGTTGAGAGGTTACGCCGTTGGAGG CAAGCGGCGCTTGTGCTGAATGCGTCTCGTCGATTCCGATATACTCTGGACTTGAAAAGGGAGGAAGACAAGAAACGGATGCTGAGGAAGATGAGAGCGCATGCCCAAGCAATAAGA GCTGCACACCTTTTTAAAGCTTCTGCAAGCCGAGTGAATG GAATTACAAGTTCACCTCCAACTCCTGGCGGTGGCGATTTTGGTATTAGACAGGAGCAAATTGTATCGATATCAAGGGATCAAAATATAGGATCTCTGCAAGAACTTGGTGGA GTCAAAGGGTTATCTGGCCTGTTGAAAACAAACTTGGAGAAGGGTATACATGGGGATGATGATGACATATCGAAAAGGAAATCTGCTTTTGGATCAAACACATACCCGCAGAAGAAAGGGAGGAGTTTCTGG AGGTTTGTATGGGAAGCTTCTCAAGATCTTACTTTGATCATACTGATTGTAGCAGCAGCTGCTTCTTTAGCGTTGGGAATAAAGACCGAG GGTATCGAGAAAGGATGGTACGATGGTATCAGCATTGCTTTTGCCGTTCTTCTTGTCATTGTGGTGACAG CTACCAGCGATTATCGCCAGTCTCTTCAATTCCAGAACTTAAATGAAGAGAAAAGAAATATACATGTAGAG GTTACCCGGGGTGGGAGAAGAGTTGAGATTTCAATTTATGACATTGTGGTAGGCGATATCATACCTCTCAATATTGGTGATCAG GTACCTGCTGACGGAGTTTTAGTCGCTGGCCATTCCCTTGCGGTTGATGAGTCCAGCATGACCGGGGAAAGCAAAATT GTTCACAAAAACTCCGCTAAGAATCCATTCCTAATGTCCGGCTGTAAAGTTGCAGATGGCCATGGGACAATGCTG GTTACCGGGGTAGGGGTCAACACTGAATGGGGCTTACTAATGGCTAGCGTCTCAGAAgacaatggtggagaaacaccattGCAG GTACGCTTGAATGGTGTTGCAACATTTATCGGAATTGTGGGGCTTACAGTTGCTGGCGTTGTATTATTTGTCCTTGTCGTCCG CTACTTTACTGGTCACACAAAGGATGCAAATGGAGCCCCACAGTTTATTGGAGGGAAGACAAAATTTGATCACGTGCTAGATGATCTTGTTAAAATCATCACTGTTGCA GTCACAATCGTTGTAGTGGCAGTGCCTGAAGGGCTTCCTTTAGCTGTTACCTTGAC TCTTGCATATTCCATGAGGAAAATGATGGCAGATAAAGCTTTG GTGCGCAGGCTTTCCGCCTGTGAGACAATGGGATCTGCAACAACAATTTGCAGTGATAAGACGGGAACTTTGACCTTAAACGAG atGACCGTTGTTGAGAGTTATGCTGGGTTTCAAAAGATGGATCCTCCGGACAGCAGCTCAAAACTGCCTCCTGCTTTTACATCCAAACTTGTTGAGGGGATTGCTCATAATACAACTGGAAGTGTGTTCCGATCTGAG AGTGGTGAGATTCAGGTTTCTGGATCGCCGACAGAAAGAGCAATTCTCAATTGGGCGATAAAG TTAGGCATGAATTTCGATGCCCTTAGGTCTGAGTCTTCTGCTGTTCATTTTTTTCCATTCAACTCAGAGCAGAAACGTGGAGGCGTAGCAGTGAAATCA GCAGATTCGAGTGTCCATGTTCACTGGAAAGGCGCTGCGGAAATTGTATTGGGTTCCTGCACACACTATATGGATGAGAATGAGAGTCTTGTAGATATGAGTGGAGAGAAG ATGGCCAAGTTAAAAAATGATATCAATGATATGGCTGCAAGGAGTCTCCGCTGTGTTGCAATTGCCTTCAGAACACTTGAAGCAGACAAGATTCCAACTGATGAAGAGCAACTTTCAAAATGGGTATTACCTGATGATGATCTTGTCCTGTTGGCTATTGTTGGTATTAAG GATCCATGTCGTCCAGGTGTCAAAAATTCAGTTCGACTTTGCCAACAAGCTGGAGTCAAG GTCCGAATGGTAACTGGTGATAACATTCAAACTGCCAAAGCAATTGCACTGGAGTGCGGTATATTAGCTTCAGACTCAGATGCTAGTGAGCCTAATCTGATTGAAGGAAAAGTATTCCGATCCTattcagaagaagaaagagataggATTTCTGAAGAGATATCT GTAATGGGTAGATCATCACCCAATGACAAACTTCTTCTTGTGCAATCGCTGAAGAGAAGGGGACACGTCGTGGCTGTTACTGGTGATGGAACAAATGATGCTCCTGCACTTCATGAG GCAGATATAGGTCTCTCTATGGGTATCCAAGGCACTGAAGTTGCAAAGGAGAAGTCAGACATTATCATCTTGGATGATAACTTTGAATCCGTTGTGAAG GTTGTCCGCTGGGGTCGATCGGTGTATGCCAATATTCAAAAGTTCATACAGTTTCAGCTCACGGTTAATGTCGCAGCTCTTGTCATCAATGTCGTGGCTGCCATATCCTCGGGTGATGTTCCTCTAACTGCAGTACAG CTCCTCTGGGTCAATCTTATAATGGATACTCTTGGGGCTCTTGCTTTAGCCACCGAACCACCAACCGATCACTTGATGGATCGAGATCCTGTTGGCAGAAG AGAACCTCTCATCACAAATATCATGTGGAGAAACTTGCTTGTACAA GCGATGTACCAAGTGACAGTCTTGTTAGTCCTCAATTTCCGTGGAATAAGTATCCTTCATCTGAAGAGTAACCCCAATCCCGAGAGAGTGAAGAATACAGTCATCTTCAATGCCTTTGTCATCTGCCAG atcttcaACGAGTTCAACGCACGGAAGCCAGatgaaataaacattttccAAGGAGTTCTCCGTAATCACCTCTTTGTGGGCATTATCTGTGTCACCGTTGTGCTCCAG GTAGTCATCGTCGAGTTCCTTGGAACATTTGCTTCAACGATTAAGCTTGACTGGGAGATGTGGCTCGTCTCGATTGGAATCGGTTCCATCAG TTGGCCATTGGCGGTGATCGGAAAATGCATACCGGTTCCAGAAACTCCGGTCAGCCAGTACTTCAGAATTAACCGGTGGAGAAGGAACTCATCAGGTAACTAA
- the LOC106418353 gene encoding calcium-transporting ATPase 10, plasma membrane-type isoform X2, which yields MSGPFKNSPRGEDKDVEAGTSTFTDYEDSPFDITTTKNAPVERLRRWRQAALVLNASRRFRYTLDLKREEDKKRMLRKMRAHAQAIRAAHLFKASASRVNGITSSPPTPGGGDFGIRQEQIVSISRDQNIGSLQELGGVKGLSGLLKTNLEKGIHGDDDDISKRKSAFGSNTYPQKKGRSFWRFVWEASQDLTLIILIVAAAASLALGIKTEGIEKGWYDGISIAFAVLLVIVVTATSDYRQSLQFQNLNEEKRNIHVEVTRGGRRVEISIYDIVVGDIIPLNIGDQVPADGVLVAGHSLAVDESSMTGESKIVHKNSAKNPFLMSGCKVADGHGTMLVTGVGVNTEWGLLMASVSEDNGGETPLQVRLNGVATFIGIVGLTVAGVVLFVLVVRYFTGHTKDANGAPQFIGGKTKFDHVLDDLVKIITVAVTIVVVAVPEGLPLAVTLTLAYSMRKMMADKALVRRLSACETMGSATTICSDKTGTLTLNEMTVVESYAGFQKMDPPDSSSKLPPAFTSKLVEGIAHNTTGSVFRSESGEIQVSGSPTERAILNWAIKLGMNFDALRSESSAVHFFPFNSEQKRGGVAVKSADSSVHVHWKGAAEIVLGSCTHYMDENESLVDMSGEKMAKLKNDINDMAARSLRCVAIAFRTLEADKIPTDEEQLSKWVLPDDDLVLLAIVGIKDPCRPGVKNSVRLCQQAGVKVRMVTGDNIQTAKAIALECGILASDSDASEPNLIEGKVFRSYSEEERDRISEEISVMGRSSPNDKLLLVQSLKRRGHVVAVTGDGTNDAPALHEADIGLSMGIQGTEVAKEKSDIIILDDNFESVVKVVRWGRSVYANIQKFIQFQLTVNVAALVINVVAAISSGDVPLTAVQLLWVNLIMDTLGALALATEPPTDHLMDRDPVGRREPLITNIMWRNLLVQAMYQVTVLLVLNFRGISILHLKSNPNPERVKNTVIFNAFVICQIFNEFNARKPDEINIFQGVLRNHLFVGIICVTVVLQVVIVEFLGTFASTIKLDWEMWLVSIGIGSISWPLAVIGKCIPVPETPVSQYFRINRWRRNSSG from the exons ATGAGTGGACCATTCAAGAACTCACCACGAGGGGAAGACAAGGACGTGGAGGCTGGAACTAGCACCTTCACCGATTATGAAGATAGTCCCTTTGACATTACCACTACTAAGAATGCTCCTGTTGAGAGGTTACGCCGTTGGAGG CAAGCGGCGCTTGTGCTGAATGCGTCTCGTCGATTCCGATATACTCTGGACTTGAAAAGGGAGGAAGACAAGAAACGGATGCTGAGGAAGATGAGAGCGCATGCCCAAGCAATAAGA GCTGCACACCTTTTTAAAGCTTCTGCAAGCCGAGTGAATG GAATTACAAGTTCACCTCCAACTCCTGGCGGTGGCGATTTTGGTATTAGACAGGAGCAAATTGTATCGATATCAAGGGATCAAAATATAGGATCTCTGCAAGAACTTGGTGGA GTCAAAGGGTTATCTGGCCTGTTGAAAACAAACTTGGAGAAGGGTATACATGGGGATGATGATGACATATCGAAAAGGAAATCTGCTTTTGGATCAAACACATACCCGCAGAAGAAAGGGAGGAGTTTCTGG AGGTTTGTATGGGAAGCTTCTCAAGATCTTACTTTGATCATACTGATTGTAGCAGCAGCTGCTTCTTTAGCGTTGGGAATAAAGACCGAG GGTATCGAGAAAGGATGGTACGATGGTATCAGCATTGCTTTTGCCGTTCTTCTTGTCATTGTGGTGACAG CTACCAGCGATTATCGCCAGTCTCTTCAATTCCAGAACTTAAATGAAGAGAAAAGAAATATACATGTAGAG GTTACCCGGGGTGGGAGAAGAGTTGAGATTTCAATTTATGACATTGTGGTAGGCGATATCATACCTCTCAATATTGGTGATCAG GTACCTGCTGACGGAGTTTTAGTCGCTGGCCATTCCCTTGCGGTTGATGAGTCCAGCATGACCGGGGAAAGCAAAATT GTTCACAAAAACTCCGCTAAGAATCCATTCCTAATGTCCGGCTGTAAAGTTGCAGATGGCCATGGGACAATGCTG GTTACCGGGGTAGGGGTCAACACTGAATGGGGCTTACTAATGGCTAGCGTCTCAGAAgacaatggtggagaaacaccattGCAG GTACGCTTGAATGGTGTTGCAACATTTATCGGAATTGTGGGGCTTACAGTTGCTGGCGTTGTATTATTTGTCCTTGTCGTCCG CTACTTTACTGGTCACACAAAGGATGCAAATGGAGCCCCACAGTTTATTGGAGGGAAGACAAAATTTGATCACGTGCTAGATGATCTTGTTAAAATCATCACTGTTGCA GTCACAATCGTTGTAGTGGCAGTGCCTGAAGGGCTTCCTTTAGCTGTTACCTTGAC TCTTGCATATTCCATGAGGAAAATGATGGCAGATAAAGCTTTG GTGCGCAGGCTTTCCGCCTGTGAGACAATGGGATCTGCAACAACAATTTGCAGTGATAAGACGGGAACTTTGACCTTAAACGAG atGACCGTTGTTGAGAGTTATGCTGGGTTTCAAAAGATGGATCCTCCGGACAGCAGCTCAAAACTGCCTCCTGCTTTTACATCCAAACTTGTTGAGGGGATTGCTCATAATACAACTGGAAGTGTGTTCCGATCTGAG AGTGGTGAGATTCAGGTTTCTGGATCGCCGACAGAAAGAGCAATTCTCAATTGGGCGATAAAG TTAGGCATGAATTTCGATGCCCTTAGGTCTGAGTCTTCTGCTGTTCATTTTTTTCCATTCAACTCAGAGCAGAAACGTGGAGGCGTAGCAGTGAAATCA GCAGATTCGAGTGTCCATGTTCACTGGAAAGGCGCTGCGGAAATTGTATTGGGTTCCTGCACACACTATATGGATGAGAATGAGAGTCTTGTAGATATGAGTGGAGAGAAG ATGGCCAAGTTAAAAAATGATATCAATGATATGGCTGCAAGGAGTCTCCGCTGTGTTGCAATTGCCTTCAGAACACTTGAAGCAGACAAGATTCCAACTGATGAAGAGCAACTTTCAAAATGGGTATTACCTGATGATGATCTTGTCCTGTTGGCTATTGTTGGTATTAAG GATCCATGTCGTCCAGGTGTCAAAAATTCAGTTCGACTTTGCCAACAAGCTGGAGTCAAG GTCCGAATGGTAACTGGTGATAACATTCAAACTGCCAAAGCAATTGCACTGGAGTGCGGTATATTAGCTTCAGACTCAGATGCTAGTGAGCCTAATCTGATTGAAGGAAAAGTATTCCGATCCTattcagaagaagaaagagataggATTTCTGAAGAGATATCT GTAATGGGTAGATCATCACCCAATGACAAACTTCTTCTTGTGCAATCGCTGAAGAGAAGGGGACACGTCGTGGCTGTTACTGGTGATGGAACAAATGATGCTCCTGCACTTCATGAG GCAGATATAGGTCTCTCTATGGGTATCCAAGGCACTGAAGTTGCAAAGGAGAAGTCAGACATTATCATCTTGGATGATAACTTTGAATCCGTTGTGAAG GTTGTCCGCTGGGGTCGATCGGTGTATGCCAATATTCAAAAGTTCATACAGTTTCAGCTCACGGTTAATGTCGCAGCTCTTGTCATCAATGTCGTGGCTGCCATATCCTCGGGTGATGTTCCTCTAACTGCAGTACAG CTCCTCTGGGTCAATCTTATAATGGATACTCTTGGGGCTCTTGCTTTAGCCACCGAACCACCAACCGATCACTTGATGGATCGAGATCCTGTTGGCAGAAG AGAACCTCTCATCACAAATATCATGTGGAGAAACTTGCTTGTACAA GCGATGTACCAAGTGACAGTCTTGTTAGTCCTCAATTTCCGTGGAATAAGTATCCTTCATCTGAAGAGTAACCCCAATCCCGAGAGAGTGAAGAATACAGTCATCTTCAATGCCTTTGTCATCTGCCAG atcttcaACGAGTTCAACGCACGGAAGCCAGatgaaataaacattttccAAGGAGTTCTCCGTAATCACCTCTTTGTGGGCATTATCTGTGTCACCGTTGTGCTCCAG GTAGTCATCGTCGAGTTCCTTGGAACATTTGCTTCAACGATTAAGCTTGACTGGGAGATGTGGCTCGTCTCGATTGGAATCGGTTCCATCAG TTGGCCATTGGCGGTGATCGGAAAATGCATACCGGTTCCAGAAACTCCGGTCAGCCAGTACTTCAGAATTAACCGGTGGAGAAGGAACTCATCAG GTTAA
- the LOC106418161 gene encoding transmembrane protein 230, which yields MAYVDHAFSISDEDMMIGTAYTVNNRPPVKEIALAVALLVFGTLGIVSGFFMAYNLVGGDRGHGIFFMVLGCLLFIPGFYYTRIAYYAYKGYQGFSFSNIPPV from the exons ATGGCGTACGTGGATCATGCGTTCTCGATATCGGACGAGGACATGATGATTGGGACTGCGTACACCGTGAATAACCGGCCGCCGGTTAAGGAGATCGCACTCGCGGTGGCTCTACTCGTGTTCGGAACCCTAGGAATCGTCTCAGGCTTCTTCATGGCGTACAATCTAGTTGGCGGTGATCGAGGCCACG GGATATTCTTCATGGTCCTGGGGTGTCTGCTGTTCATTCCAGGGTTTTACTATACTCGGATCGCCTATTACGCTTACAAAGGATACCAAGGTTTCTCTTTCTCTAACATACCCCCTGTCTAG